The Streptomyces europaeiscabiei genome window below encodes:
- a CDS encoding AzlC family ABC transporter permease yields the protein MRSLLRTLQVHDPALLRDISLVCLAGGVVGVSFGAISVAGGLPVWVPVVMSLVVYAGAAQFSAVGILLAGGGPFAAAATGLLLNTRNAAFSLAVADVLGPGKAARFVGAHFVTDETVAFALAQRDPVRRRAAFWVSGLGLFTVWNVCVLAGALAGTALGDTATYGLDAAFPAVLAALVLPALRDQPPVRRAALLGAVVALAATPVTPTGVPVLLALTGLVVWRASVNAAGGSDAADPGDPADPADPADAADAADAADGRVS from the coding sequence ATGCGTTCGCTTCTCCGAACACTCCAGGTTCATGATCCCGCGCTGCTCCGGGACATCTCCCTCGTCTGTCTCGCCGGCGGGGTGGTCGGCGTCTCCTTCGGCGCGATCTCGGTGGCGGGCGGGCTGCCGGTATGGGTGCCGGTGGTGATGTCGCTCGTCGTGTACGCGGGTGCGGCGCAGTTCAGCGCGGTGGGGATCCTGCTGGCCGGGGGCGGACCGTTCGCGGCGGCGGCGACCGGGCTGCTGCTCAACACACGCAACGCGGCGTTCAGCCTGGCGGTCGCCGATGTGCTGGGGCCGGGGAAGGCAGCCCGCTTCGTGGGCGCGCATTTCGTCACCGACGAGACGGTGGCCTTCGCTCTGGCCCAGCGCGATCCCGTACGGCGCCGGGCCGCGTTCTGGGTCTCGGGGCTCGGCCTCTTCACGGTCTGGAACGTGTGCGTCCTGGCAGGGGCCCTGGCCGGTACCGCGCTGGGCGACACCGCCACGTACGGCCTCGACGCCGCCTTCCCCGCCGTGCTCGCCGCGCTGGTCCTGCCCGCCCTGCGGGATCAGCCGCCCGTACGGCGGGCCGCGCTGTTGGGTGCGGTGGTGGCGCTGGCGGCGACTCCGGTGACGCCCACAGGCGTCCCCGTGCTGCTGGCGCTGACCGGGCTGGTCGTGTGGCGGGCGTCGGTGAATGCGGCGGGTGGTTCGGATGCGGCGGATCCCGGGGATCCAGCGGATCCAGCGGATCCAGCGGATGCGGCGGATGCGGCGGATGCGGCGGACGGGAGGGTGTCGTGA
- a CDS encoding helix-turn-helix domain-containing protein, with protein sequence MSDAVSGDGGRPPSRLPLDWIAASLRRERTRAGLSLSELAKRAGIAKSTLSQLESASGNPGMETLWALGVALGVPFSALIEPPVPAVQVVRAGEGPTVHSEHSSYTAVLLSASPPGARRDIYRTHLEPGSVRESEPHIPGTVEHLTVSTGRVKAGPRGEEVELGPGDYMAFRGDVPHSYEALAPGTTFVLVMQHT encoded by the coding sequence ATGTCGGACGCGGTGTCCGGAGACGGGGGGCGGCCCCCGTCCCGCCTTCCCCTCGACTGGATCGCCGCCTCACTCCGCCGTGAGCGCACCCGTGCCGGTCTCTCCCTCTCCGAGCTGGCCAAGCGCGCCGGGATCGCGAAGTCGACGCTGTCGCAGCTGGAGTCGGCGAGCGGCAATCCGGGCATGGAGACGCTGTGGGCGCTGGGCGTGGCGCTCGGGGTGCCGTTCAGTGCGCTGATCGAACCGCCGGTCCCGGCGGTGCAGGTGGTCCGGGCGGGCGAGGGGCCCACGGTCCACTCCGAGCACTCCAGTTACACGGCGGTCCTGCTGTCCGCGAGTCCGCCGGGCGCGCGACGCGACATCTACCGGACCCACCTCGAACCGGGGTCGGTGCGGGAGTCGGAGCCGCACATTCCGGGGACGGTGGAGCACCTCACCGTGAGCACGGGCCGGGTGAAGGCGGGCCCGAGGGGCGAGGAGGTCGAACTCGGCCCCGGTGACTACATGGCGTTCCGGGGCGACGTGCCGCATTCGTACGAGGCGCTGGCGCCCGGGACGACGTTCGTGCTCGTGATGCAGCACACGTAG
- a CDS encoding cold-shock protein: MATGTVKWFNAEKGFGFIAQEGGGPDVFVHYSAINANGFRSLEENQQVSFDVTQGPKGPQAENVTPV; this comes from the coding sequence ATGGCTACCGGAACCGTGAAGTGGTTCAACGCCGAAAAGGGCTTTGGCTTCATCGCCCAGGAAGGTGGCGGTCCGGACGTGTTCGTCCACTACTCCGCCATCAACGCGAACGGCTTCCGTTCGCTGGAGGAGAACCAGCAGGTCTCCTTCGACGTGACGCAGGGTCCGAAGGGCCCGCAGGCGGAGAACGTCACGCCCGTCTGA
- a CDS encoding menaquinone biosynthetic enzyme MqnA/MqnD family protein, giving the protein MDNSRNRPRVGHIQFLNCLPLYWGLARTGTLLDFELTKDTPEKLSEQLVRGDLDIGPITLVEFLRNADDLVAFPDIAVGCDGPVMSCVLVSQVPLERLDGARVALGSTSRTSVRLAQLLLAESVGVQPSYYTCPPDLPLMMREAEAAVLIGDAALRANLLDGPNYGLEVHDLGAMWKAWTGLPFVFAVWAARREYLEREPEVTRKVHEAFLASRDLSLTEVTKVAEQAARWEAFDEQVLERYFTTLDFRFGEPQLSAVAEFARRVGPTTGFPADVKVDLLS; this is encoded by the coding sequence GTGGACAATTCTCGCAACCGGCCGCGCGTCGGCCACATCCAGTTCCTGAACTGCCTGCCCCTGTACTGGGGGCTCGCGAGAACGGGCACGCTCCTCGACTTCGAGCTGACCAAGGACACCCCTGAGAAGCTCAGCGAGCAGCTGGTGCGAGGGGACCTCGACATCGGGCCCATCACGCTCGTCGAGTTCCTGCGCAACGCGGACGACCTGGTCGCCTTCCCCGACATCGCCGTCGGCTGCGACGGGCCGGTGATGTCCTGCGTCCTCGTCTCCCAGGTGCCCCTCGAACGCCTGGACGGCGCACGTGTCGCACTGGGCTCCACCTCGCGCACCTCCGTACGCCTGGCGCAACTGCTGCTCGCCGAGAGCGTCGGCGTACAGCCGTCGTACTACACCTGCCCGCCCGACCTCCCGCTGATGATGCGGGAGGCGGAGGCGGCGGTGCTCATCGGTGACGCGGCGCTGCGGGCCAACCTGCTCGACGGCCCGAACTACGGGCTGGAGGTGCACGACCTGGGCGCCATGTGGAAGGCCTGGACGGGGCTGCCGTTCGTCTTCGCGGTGTGGGCGGCGCGGCGGGAGTACCTGGAGCGGGAGCCGGAGGTCACCCGCAAGGTGCACGAGGCGTTCCTGGCCTCCCGCGACCTGTCCCTGACCGAGGTGACCAAGGTCGCCGAGCAGGCGGCCCGCTGGGAGGCCTTCGACGAGCAGGTCCTGGAGCGGTACTTCACCACCCTGGACTTCCGCTTCGGCGAGCCCCAGTTGAGCGCGGTCGCCGAGTTCGCGCGGCGGGTCGGCCCGACCACCGGATTTCCGGCGGACGTGAAGGTCGACCTGCTTTCCTGA
- a CDS encoding serine/threonine-protein kinase: MQPLDVGEPTVVGPYRLLGRLGSGGMGRVYLGRSAGGRTVAVKIVHPHFALDEEFRARFRREVDAARRVGGSWTAPVLDADPEASVPWVATGYAAGPSLAAAIADSGPLPPHSVRVLGAGLAEALSAVHALGLVHRDVKPSNVLLTVDGPLLIDFGIARATDGTASLTSTGVSIGSPGYMSPEQILGKGITGAADVFSLGAVLAYAATGQSPFPGDSSAALLYKVVHEAPRLDGLEGDLRDLVEHCLSKDPAARPAPDEVARTLAPQGAASLVTAGWLPGPLVEQVGRSAVQLLNLDAAEEVPSGPIGFSSPSVGTAGAGESAAAGTPPGDARAEAPATSGVFGPPPVMSPSAPPVTHVPGQRADAVVADTVPPESPSSQSAPGKLSLSVAAASTTTANGRGRKVSCSVALAIAGAFAVVSVGALFGLGVLQGEDEKGDTAAKKPSASSSSSDENQYSEQPGDTEGELPEKYLGTWEGEGYALGGNLPAGTFTVTLEQASVGDPLGTFRSVDLLGGTCDDRLVLKKVTRNSILATSIADTKNNPGTCTKNTHEITLTPVGAELQYTSNNADAGDPTARLAKVK; the protein is encoded by the coding sequence ATGCAACCGCTCGATGTCGGCGAGCCCACGGTCGTGGGGCCCTACCGGCTGCTCGGCCGGCTCGGGTCCGGCGGGATGGGCCGCGTCTATCTGGGGCGCAGCGCGGGCGGCCGTACCGTCGCCGTCAAGATCGTGCACCCGCACTTCGCCCTCGACGAGGAGTTCCGCGCCCGCTTCCGGCGTGAGGTCGACGCGGCCCGCCGCGTGGGCGGTTCCTGGACGGCCCCCGTCCTGGACGCGGACCCGGAGGCGTCGGTCCCGTGGGTGGCGACGGGCTACGCGGCCGGCCCGTCCCTCGCGGCGGCGATCGCGGACAGCGGTCCGCTGCCCCCGCACTCGGTACGGGTCCTGGGCGCCGGCCTGGCGGAAGCACTCTCGGCGGTGCACGCGCTGGGCCTGGTCCACCGGGACGTGAAGCCGTCGAACGTGCTGCTCACCGTCGACGGCCCCCTCCTCATCGACTTCGGCATCGCCCGAGCCACGGACGGCACGGCCTCGCTCACCTCGACGGGCGTCTCGATCGGATCCCCCGGCTACATGTCCCCCGAGCAGATCCTCGGCAAGGGCATCACCGGCGCGGCGGACGTCTTCTCCCTCGGCGCGGTCCTCGCGTACGCCGCGACGGGTCAGTCCCCCTTTCCCGGTGACTCCTCCGCCGCCCTCCTCTACAAGGTCGTCCACGAGGCGCCCCGACTGGACGGCCTGGAGGGCGACCTGCGCGACCTGGTCGAGCACTGCCTGTCCAAGGATCCCGCCGCCCGCCCCGCCCCCGACGAGGTCGCCCGCACCCTGGCCCCCCAGGGCGCGGCCTCCCTGGTGACGGCGGGCTGGCTGCCGGGCCCGCTGGTGGAACAGGTCGGCCGGAGCGCCGTGCAGCTCCTGAACCTGGACGCGGCGGAGGAAGTCCCGTCCGGACCGATCGGATTCAGCAGTCCGTCGGTCGGGACGGCGGGGGCGGGGGAGTCGGCGGCGGCCGGGACCCCGCCCGGCGACGCGCGGGCGGAAGCGCCCGCCACGAGCGGGGTGTTCGGGCCGCCGCCGGTGATGTCGCCGTCGGCGCCGCCCGTGACGCACGTACCCGGGCAGCGGGCCGATGCCGTGGTGGCGGACACGGTCCCGCCGGAGTCACCCTCTTCGCAGTCGGCGCCGGGCAAGCTGTCCCTGAGCGTGGCCGCCGCCTCCACGACCACGGCGAACGGGCGTGGCCGGAAGGTGAGTTGCTCGGTCGCCCTGGCGATCGCGGGAGCGTTCGCGGTGGTGAGTGTGGGGGCGCTGTTCGGGCTCGGGGTGCTGCAGGGCGAGGACGAAAAGGGCGACACGGCCGCCAAGAAGCCGTCGGCGAGCAGCAGTTCGAGCGACGAGAACCAGTACTCGGAGCAGCCTGGGGACACCGAGGGCGAGTTGCCCGAGAAGTACCTGGGCACCTGGGAGGGCGAGGGCTACGCCCTCGGCGGCAACCTCCCCGCCGGAACCTTCACCGTCACCCTCGAACAGGCATCGGTGGGCGACCCGCTGGGCACCTTCCGCTCCGTCGACCTCCTCGGCGGCACCTGCGACGACAGGCTCGTCCTCAAGAAGGTCACCCGGAACAGCATCCTCGCCACGAGCATCGCCGACACCAAGAACAACCCCGGCACCTGCACCAAGAACACCCACGAGATCACCCTCACCCCCGTCGGCGCCGAACTCCAGTACACGTCGAACAACGCGGACGCGGGCGACCCGACGGCCCGACTGGCGAAGGTGAAGTGA
- a CDS encoding A24 family peptidase — protein sequence MAAALWGGAVGTLLPRPAYRFTVDEEHPWQHECPVGHRITGIASGWLGPARCPTPPTCAYGPRTTTVATATALVCAALALATGLRPELAVWLLLAPLGVLLTLVDLRAQRLPDPLTLPFAGLALALLGAVAFVPEHAGQWRTALYGALALGGFYFLFFLIRPVALGFGDVKLALGLGAVLGWYGWGALYLGTFAGALIGSAYTLVLAARGRAVRGQLVALGPFMIAGAYVGLLLEAYAA from the coding sequence ATGGCCGCCGCCCTGTGGGGCGGAGCCGTGGGCACACTGCTCCCCCGCCCCGCGTACCGCTTCACCGTCGACGAGGAACACCCCTGGCAGCACGAATGCCCCGTCGGCCACCGCATCACCGGCATCGCCTCCGGCTGGCTCGGCCCGGCCCGCTGCCCGACACCCCCCACCTGCGCCTACGGCCCCCGCACCACCACCGTCGCCACCGCGACCGCCCTGGTCTGCGCCGCCCTCGCCCTGGCCACCGGCCTCCGCCCCGAACTCGCCGTATGGCTGCTCCTCGCCCCGCTGGGTGTACTGCTCACGCTCGTCGACCTCAGGGCACAACGCCTCCCGGACCCCCTGACCCTCCCTTTCGCGGGCCTGGCCCTGGCCCTGCTGGGCGCGGTCGCGTTCGTACCCGAGCACGCCGGCCAGTGGCGTACGGCCCTGTACGGCGCGCTCGCCCTCGGCGGCTTCTACTTCCTCTTCTTCCTCATCCGACCCGTGGCCCTCGGCTTCGGCGACGTGAAGCTGGCCCTGGGCCTCGGCGCCGTCCTCGGCTGGTACGGCTGGGGCGCTCTGTACCTCGGCACGTTCGCCGGCGCGCTCATCGGCAGCGCCTACACCCTGGTCCTGGCGGCCCGGGGGCGCGCCGTACGCGGACAACTGGTCGCCCTGGGCCCGTTCATGATTGCCGGCGCGTACGTCGGGCTGCTGCTGGAGGCGTACGCGGCGTGA
- the mqnC gene encoding cyclic dehypoxanthinyl futalosine synthase: protein MTEKADLQSVLDRAAEGGRITPEEALDLYRDAPLHALGAAADAVRKRRYAGTEHIATYIIERNINYTNVCVTACKFCAFYAPPKDKDKGWTRDLDDILRRCAETVELGGTQIMFQGGHHPDYGVEYYETHFAAIKKAFPQLVIHSLGASEVEHMARISKVGVEEAITRIHAAGLDSFAGAGAELLPARPRKAIAPLKESGERWLEIMEIAHGLGVESTSTMLMGTGETNAERIEHLRMIRDVQDRTGGFRAFIPYTYQPENNHLKGRTQATLFEYLRMIAIARLFMDNIAHIQGSWLTTGKEVGQLSLHYGADDLGSIMLEENVVSSAGAKHRSNRMEIIDLIRKAGRVPAQRTTTYEHIVVHDDPANDPVDERVMSHISSTAIEGGTAHPELKLLNAN, encoded by the coding sequence GTGACCGAGAAGGCCGACCTTCAGTCCGTTCTCGACCGTGCCGCCGAGGGTGGGCGGATCACGCCAGAGGAGGCGCTCGACCTCTACCGCGACGCCCCGCTGCACGCGCTGGGCGCCGCCGCCGACGCCGTACGCAAGCGGCGGTACGCGGGCACGGAGCACATCGCGACGTACATCATCGAGCGGAACATCAACTACACGAACGTGTGCGTCACGGCGTGCAAGTTCTGCGCGTTCTACGCCCCGCCGAAGGACAAGGACAAGGGCTGGACCCGCGACCTCGACGACATCCTGCGCCGCTGCGCGGAGACCGTCGAGCTGGGCGGCACACAGATCATGTTCCAGGGCGGGCACCACCCGGACTACGGGGTGGAGTACTACGAGACGCACTTCGCCGCCATCAAGAAGGCGTTCCCGCAGTTGGTCATCCACTCCCTGGGCGCGTCCGAGGTCGAGCACATGGCCCGGATCTCGAAGGTGGGCGTGGAGGAGGCGATCACGCGGATCCACGCGGCCGGTCTGGACTCCTTCGCGGGCGCCGGCGCGGAGCTGCTCCCCGCACGCCCCCGCAAGGCCATCGCGCCGCTGAAGGAGTCCGGTGAGCGCTGGCTGGAGATCATGGAGATCGCGCACGGGCTGGGCGTGGAGTCCACCTCCACCATGCTCATGGGCACCGGCGAGACCAACGCCGAGCGCATCGAGCACCTGCGGATGATCCGTGACGTACAGGACCGCACCGGCGGCTTCCGCGCCTTCATCCCGTACACCTACCAGCCCGAGAACAACCACCTCAAGGGCCGTACGCAGGCCACGCTCTTCGAGTACCTGCGGATGATCGCCATCGCCCGGCTCTTCATGGACAACATCGCCCACATCCAGGGCTCCTGGCTGACCACCGGCAAGGAGGTCGGCCAGCTCTCCCTGCACTACGGCGCGGACGACCTCGGCTCGATCATGCTGGAGGAGAACGTCGTCTCCTCCGCCGGCGCCAAGCACCGCTCCAACCGCATGGAGATCATCGACCTGATCCGCAAGGCGGGCCGCGTCCCCGCCCAGCGGACCACGACCTACGAGCACATCGTCGTCCACGACGACCCGGCGAACGACCCCGTCGACGAGCGCGTCATGTCCCACATCTCGTCGACGGCCATCGAGGGCGGCACCGCGCACCCCGAGCTGAAGCTGCTGAACGCCAACTAG
- a CDS encoding imidazolonepropionase-like domain-containing protein — translation MLTIHAADEVRLTWDDPEPVKDGAVAVEGDRVRAVGPLAEVRQRFPGARVRHWPGVLGPARIHEGPLPDAPSPRERIHAVLKSGAVAVLEGHANTPELRAAAQRNDVVVLPGTRPTEIVATGRADLAVFDSGECVATVCAGRLVHRRR, via the coding sequence ATGCTGACCATTCACGCCGCCGACGAGGTACGGCTCACGTGGGACGACCCGGAGCCGGTCAAGGACGGCGCCGTCGCGGTGGAGGGCGACCGGGTCCGGGCCGTGGGGCCGCTGGCGGAAGTCCGGCAACGGTTCCCGGGCGCCCGGGTGCGGCACTGGCCCGGAGTGCTGGGCCCCGCCCGCATCCATGAGGGCCCGCTCCCGGACGCGCCCTCCCCGCGGGAGCGCATCCACGCGGTGCTGAAGTCGGGCGCGGTCGCGGTCCTGGAGGGACACGCGAACACCCCGGAACTCCGCGCCGCCGCCCAGCGCAACGACGTGGTCGTACTCCCCGGCACCCGCCCCACGGAAATCGTCGCCACCGGGCGGGCGGACCTCGCCGTCTTCGACTCCGGCGAGTGCGTGGCGACGGTGTGCGCAGGGCGTCTGGTCCACCGCCGCCGCTGA
- a CDS encoding chitinase, whose product MRNSLKSAVGLISLMVLACAGCTSNTGESSSTPGSPASSAGAPSAAEESTTEATEATRTSTTYAPYVDATDASDLDDAGSAAAYNLAFVIADGDACTPAWNGTEAIDDSAVQSRISALTDSGASVRVSFGGASGTELAQACDSASELAEAYGAALDAAGSTDADFDVEGDALKDSDSVGLRSEAIALLQKDRPDLSVSFTLPVMPSGLDDDGVALLDSANDNAVQVSTVNIMTMNYASSYGGDMGDYAEQSAEAAHEQLMDIFGTSGSTAWGALALTSMLGVNDVENETFTLEDAAQVREFAEEKGVAWVSMWATFRDQECGDGANDELVDCSGVDQEDGAFGKAFSG is encoded by the coding sequence GTGAGGAATTCCCTGAAATCGGCCGTCGGGCTGATATCTCTGATGGTCCTGGCCTGCGCGGGCTGCACCTCGAACACCGGCGAGTCCTCGTCCACGCCCGGCAGCCCGGCGAGTTCGGCCGGCGCGCCGTCGGCCGCCGAGGAGTCGACGACCGAGGCGACCGAGGCGACCAGGACGTCCACGACGTACGCGCCGTACGTGGACGCCACCGATGCCTCGGACCTCGACGACGCCGGGTCGGCCGCCGCGTACAACCTGGCGTTCGTGATCGCCGACGGCGACGCGTGCACGCCCGCGTGGAACGGGACGGAGGCGATCGACGACTCGGCGGTGCAGTCCCGGATCTCGGCGCTCACCGACTCCGGCGCGTCGGTGCGGGTCTCCTTCGGCGGCGCCTCGGGCACGGAGCTGGCCCAGGCCTGTGACAGCGCGTCCGAGCTCGCCGAGGCGTACGGCGCGGCGCTCGACGCGGCCGGCTCGACCGACGCCGACTTCGACGTCGAGGGCGACGCGCTGAAGGACTCCGACTCCGTCGGCCTGCGCTCCGAGGCGATCGCGCTCCTGCAGAAGGACCGCCCCGACCTCTCGGTCTCCTTCACCCTCCCCGTCATGCCGTCCGGCCTCGACGACGACGGCGTGGCCCTGCTCGACTCGGCCAACGACAACGCGGTCCAGGTCAGCACGGTCAACATCATGACCATGAACTACGCCAGTTCGTACGGCGGTGACATGGGCGACTACGCGGAGCAGTCGGCCGAGGCGGCGCACGAGCAGCTGATGGACATCTTCGGCACAAGTGGGTCGACGGCGTGGGGGGCGTTGGCGTTGACGTCGATGCTGGGCGTCAACGACGTCGAGAACGAGACGTTCACGCTGGAGGACGCGGCGCAGGTGCGGGAGTTCGCGGAGGAGAAAGGGGTCGCCTGGGTGTCGATGTGGGCGACCTTCCGGGATCAGGAGTGCGGGGACGGGGCGAACGACGAGCTGGTCGACTGCAGTGGGGTCGATCAGGAGGACGGGGCGTTCGGGAAGGCGTTCTCGGGGTGA